Proteins encoded within one genomic window of Balaenoptera musculus isolate JJ_BM4_2016_0621 chromosome 12, mBalMus1.pri.v3, whole genome shotgun sequence:
- the LOC118905218 gene encoding collagen alpha-1(I) chain-like, whose translation MQPQRSLRSSEIFTNGSSLSLKDWNHRKSIPMWYPASPTDYLSLTLLPRPRLLLCLQRPRGSSQPPTQTNKREGADSGTGPAQFSHSIRAPTPSRRPGTFGTRERHTRPPPARPPGLGSRRPHSRARPSRWAGAPGFRADAREPARGRQGAGGSSRLGASPPRSPPPSRLPLTDFHSAVVEARGGGVQGVEAAVQRCGAAAQGGRLSLELAEDVPGAARQVGELLQQADQGVRADLLQRAEERRARRPGRLRLAQPRGLHGPLVEGHGRAGRRGRARHSVRPPSARGASPHPTQRKVRAAAGRREGSREAPTHRGAARRAGGTDRRAGGRRGGGAAAARGAAGKGSGGSERRPPGARRRPSSRQGSRAARPKEVRGAAPGLGARRARQRVETRVPLKFAGRQERAGGSFPPSRLEREEEAGEVPPTPGEREGRRKKGKGEEKRAGPGNHLRLPRPARPALAGRWWPRAWTHPGGPGTAARSGGSHVAAPLPVKAPPAVGQSPRPTPGPRAGRVGAPRGGGTGAAAAASPAPAAHLRFCLRGPGQRAPLAGDPPGPLWVPLGSPSPPLEGGHGFRAASVDLKEDLVKSPSGQGFCSRLGVRASQLGGGEDSKDFFLEMLQVSFS comes from the coding sequence ATGCAGCCCCAACGCTCGCTGAGATCCTCAGAGATTTTCACAAACGGATCCTCCTTAAGTCTCAAGGACTGGAATCACCGTAAGTCCATACCTATGTGGTACCCTGCTTCTCCAACAGACTACCTTTCCCTGACCCTTCTCCCACGACCTCGGCTCCTCCTCTGCCTACAGCGCCCCCGGGGCTCCTCTCAGCCTCCCACACAGACAAACAAGAGGGAAGGAGCGGACAGTGGGACGGGGCCAGCCCAATTCTCACACTCCATCAGGGCGCCCACTCCTTCGAGGCGGCCAGGAACCTTCGGAACCCGAGAGCGCCACACGCGCCCGCCACCTGCACGGCCGCCGGGTCTCGGGTCCCGCCGTCCCCACTCGAGAGCCCGACCCTCGCGCTGGGCCGGGGCTCCGGGGTTCCGCGCGGATGCCCGAGAGCCGGCTCGGGGCCGCCAGGGGGCGGGAGGGAGCAGCAGGCTGGGCGCCTCCCCGCCTCGTTCCCCTCCCCCGAGCCGCTTGCCACTCACGGATTTTCACTCGGCGGTGGTCGAGGCGCGCGGTGGCGGCGTGCAGGGCGTCGAGGCGGCGGTGCAGCGCTGCGGTGCGGCGGCCCAGGGCGGCCGCCTGTCCCTCGAGCTCGCCGAAGATGTCCCCGGCGCAGCGCGACAGGTCGGCGAGCTGCTCCAGCAGGCAGACCAGGGCGTGCGAGCTGACCTGCTCCAGCGAGCGGAAGAGCGGCGCGCCCGCCGCCCCGGCCGCCTCCGGCTGGCGCAGCCGCGCGGGCTCCACGGTCCTCTGGTGGAAGGGCATGGCCGGGCCGGGCGGCGCGGGCGAGCGCGGCACTCAGTCCGGCCCCCGTCGGCGCGGGGCGCCAGTCCGCATCCAACACAAAGAAAAGtccgggcggcggcggggcgccGAGAGGGCAGCCGAGAGGCTCCTACCCACCGGGGAGCGGCGAGGCGGGCGGGCGGGACGGACCgacgggcgggcgggcggcgagGAGGAGGAGCGGCGGCCGCCCGGGGAGCCGCGGGGAAGGGCTCCGGAGGGTCCGAGCGGCGGCCGCCTGGCGCCCGGCGGCGCCCTTCCAGCCGCCAGGGTTCCCGGGCCGCGCGGCCAAAGGAAGTTCGAGGAGCAGCTCCCGGGCTGGGGGCGCGGCGGGCGAGGCAGCGAGTGGAGACGCGAGTCCCGCTGAAGTTTGCAGGGAGGCAGGAAAGAGCCGGcggctccttccctccctcccgattggagagggaggaggaagcggGGGAAGTGCCGCCGACACCGGGCGAGAGGGAGGGGAGgcgaaagaaaggaaagggggaggagaaaaGGGCCGGCCCGGGGAACCACCTGCGGCTCCCGCGGCCGGCGCGCCCAGCGCTCGCGGGGAGGTGGTGGCCCCGCGCCTGGACGCACCCTGGCGGGCCGGGCACGGCCGCCCGGTCCGGGGGTTCCCACGTCGCCGCCCCACTTCCCGTCAAAGCCCCCCCGGCGGTTGGGCAGAGCCCTCGCCCGACCCCCGGCCCCCGTGCGGGGAGGGTTGGGGCGCCGCGGGGCGGAGGcacgggggcggcggcggcggcgagccCAGCTCCGGCTGCTCACCTGCGCTTCTGCCTGCGGGGCCCGGGTCAGCGCGCCCCGCTCGCCGGCGACCCCCCGGGGCCTCTGTGGGTCCCCCTAGGCTCTCCCAGTCCCCCTCTGGAAGGCGGCCACGGCTTCCGGGCCGCTTCGGTGGATCTAAAAGAGGACCTCGTTAAATCGCCTAGTGGCCAGGGGTTCTGTAGCCGACTAGGAGTGCGCGCGTCCCaactggggggcggggaggactCTAAGGACTTCTTTTTGGAGATGCTTCAAGTGAGTTTTTCTTAG